From Triticum aestivum cultivar Chinese Spring chromosome 4A, IWGSC CS RefSeq v2.1, whole genome shotgun sequence, a single genomic window includes:
- the LOC123086664 gene encoding dirigent protein 21: protein MAGGKAALLLLLCAAVLLAPASAADDGLTKFKLYWHDVLAGTSPTAIRIAQAASTNSSSTFFGAVVAIDDPLTTGPAVTGSAKSKDEIGRAQGTYTFADQATFGLLMNMNFVFTAGDYKGSGLTIYGRNEVLSAVREMSIIGGTGKFRMARGYVEARTMDSGAKSGETVVEYTVYVKAAAA, encoded by the coding sequence ATGGCCGGCGGCAAGgcagcgctcctcctcctcctgtgcgcGGCGGTGCTGCTGGCCCCGGCCTCCGCGGCGGACGACGGCCTGACCAAGTTCAAGCTGTACTGGCACGACGTGCTGGCGGGGACGAGCCCGACCGCGATCCGGATCGCGCAGGCGGCGTCCACCAACAGCTCCTCCACCTTCTTCGGCGCGGTGGTGGCCATCGACGACCCGCTCACCACCGGGCCCGCCGTCACGGGCTCCGCCAAGTCCAAGGACGAGATCGGCCGCGCGCAGGGGACCTACACGTTCGCCGACCAGGCCACCTTCGGCCTCCTCATGAACATGAACTTCGTGTTCACCGCCGGGGACTACAAGGGCAGCGGCCTCACCATCTACGGCCGCAACGAGGTGCTGTCAGCGGTGAGGGAGATGAGCATCATCGGGGGCACCGGCAAGTTCCGCATGGCGCGCGGCTACGTCGAGGCGCGTACCATGGACTCCGGCGCCAAGTCCGGCGAGACCGTCGTCGAGTACACCGTCTAcgtcaaggcggcggcggcgtag